The following coding sequences are from one Hyphomonas adhaerens MHS-3 window:
- a CDS encoding MFS transporter: MPDNSAPPPFSIPLYRRIWVANVASQFGSLIQSVGAAWLMVELGGTKTQIALVQASVTLPIMILALLSGAIADNYPRRLVMLVCQSWMFVLSITLCAFAWFGHLTPWALLGFTFLIGCGTAMNAPSWQATVGDIVPRGTIAGAVAMNSMGFNMARTAGPALGGAIVAAFGSAAAFTVNAFSYLGIIWVLFSWRPEKPTRPSLREDLGTAMTAGVRYVVLSPPIRRVLFRSALFGFAAASVPSLLPLVASHLVGGSAVTFGILSGSFGIGAVAGALSNRPVRARLTNEATTRLTVIAMIAGAIVIALSPWLALTVGGLIVFGWGWLLTMATMNVTVQMSAPRWVVGRALSLYQMCVFGTMAGGSWMSGWLAEQHGIAEAILIMAGVQVIGLVMGFFLRLPEVQDLNLELVGRWKVPDVELPIEPRAGPVHIAVHYRILEEDVPRFLAAMNESRRVRLRDGARNWALVRDLSDPDVWIEKYRFGRWMDYVLHNERRTHADRDNLIILHTLHQGSWPPPIVRMLERQVTGVTLDPDLSTETTNDPTRSD; this comes from the coding sequence ATGCCAGACAATTCCGCCCCGCCGCCCTTTTCCATCCCGCTTTATCGGCGGATCTGGGTAGCAAATGTGGCCTCGCAGTTTGGCAGCCTGATCCAAAGTGTCGGCGCAGCCTGGCTGATGGTCGAGCTGGGCGGCACGAAGACACAGATCGCCCTCGTGCAGGCATCGGTGACCCTGCCCATCATGATCCTGGCGCTGCTTTCCGGCGCGATCGCGGACAATTATCCCCGCCGCCTTGTCATGCTTGTTTGCCAGAGCTGGATGTTCGTCTTGTCCATTACACTCTGCGCCTTTGCCTGGTTCGGGCACCTGACGCCCTGGGCATTGCTTGGCTTCACCTTCCTGATCGGCTGCGGAACGGCCATGAACGCGCCGTCATGGCAGGCAACCGTCGGCGACATCGTTCCCCGCGGTACAATTGCCGGCGCCGTCGCAATGAACTCCATGGGCTTCAACATGGCCCGCACCGCAGGTCCGGCGCTTGGCGGCGCAATCGTCGCAGCATTCGGATCGGCCGCGGCATTTACAGTCAACGCCTTCAGCTATCTTGGGATCATTTGGGTCCTGTTCAGCTGGCGTCCCGAAAAGCCGACCAGGCCATCCCTTCGCGAAGACCTGGGAACCGCAATGACTGCCGGCGTGCGATATGTCGTGCTGTCCCCTCCCATCCGGCGTGTCTTGTTCCGTTCGGCCTTGTTCGGGTTTGCTGCAGCCAGTGTCCCCTCGCTGCTGCCTCTGGTGGCCAGTCATCTTGTTGGCGGCAGCGCAGTGACCTTCGGAATCCTGTCAGGCTCCTTCGGTATCGGCGCAGTGGCCGGCGCCTTGTCGAACCGGCCTGTGCGCGCACGCCTGACAAACGAGGCCACCACCCGCCTGACTGTCATCGCCATGATTGCAGGGGCTATTGTCATTGCACTCAGTCCATGGCTCGCCCTGACCGTGGGCGGACTCATCGTGTTTGGATGGGGCTGGCTGCTGACCATGGCAACGATGAATGTCACGGTTCAGATGTCCGCGCCCCGTTGGGTCGTTGGCCGGGCGCTGTCGCTCTACCAGATGTGCGTGTTCGGGACGATGGCGGGCGGAAGCTGGATGAGTGGCTGGCTCGCGGAACAGCATGGGATAGCAGAAGCAATCCTGATCATGGCGGGCGTCCAGGTCATAGGCCTTGTCATGGGCTTCTTCCTTCGCCTGCCGGAAGTACAGGACCTCAATCTGGAACTGGTCGGTCGCTGGAAAGTCCCAGATGTCGAGTTGCCGATCGAACCCCGAGCGGGACCGGTCCACATAGCAGTGCACTATCGCATACTTGAAGAAGATGTGCCGCGGTTCCTGGCGGCCATGAATGAAAGCCGCCGGGTGCGCTTACGTGACGGGGCCCGCAATTGGGCATTGGTCCGGGATTTGAGTGATCCCGATGTCTGGATCGAGAAATACAGGTTCGGCCGCTGGATGGATTATGTCCTGCACAATGAACGCCGTACGCATGCCGACAGGGACAACCTCATCATCCTCCACACGCTGCACCAGGGCAGCTGGCCACCACCGATCGTACGGATGCTGGAGCGCCAGGTCACGGGCGTCACCTTGGACCCGGATCTTTCGACAGAAACGACTAATGATCCGACGCGCAGTGACTAG
- a CDS encoding DUF3775 domain-containing protein, which produces MKKVIQGDRAFDLTIDPEVAYRIAVLAQSYQGEGIMPMEEDDVVDSDIGDDPITDVEAIADEAENPHEDVSDDELEGLIRGLNVDAKHDLLALIWVGRGDYEARDWASARRAAREAEPFDVTDYLEELQMGSDYIENALESLGYSPPDELS; this is translated from the coding sequence ATGAAGAAAGTCATTCAGGGTGATCGCGCCTTTGACCTGACCATAGACCCGGAAGTCGCTTATCGGATCGCTGTACTTGCCCAGTCCTATCAAGGAGAGGGCATCATGCCGATGGAAGAGGACGATGTGGTCGATAGCGATATCGGGGACGATCCGATAACGGATGTTGAGGCCATCGCCGATGAGGCGGAGAACCCTCACGAGGACGTTTCGGACGATGAGCTGGAAGGGTTGATCCGCGGCCTCAATGTCGATGCAAAGCATGATCTGCTTGCCCTGATATGGGTCGGACGGGGTGACTATGAGGCCCGAGATTGGGCTTCGGCGCGCCGCGCTGCCCGCGAGGCTGAACCTTTTGATGTGACCGACTATCTGGAAGAATTGCAGATGGGGAGCGACTACATCGAGAATGCACTGGAATCTCTTGGCTATTCGCCACCGGATGAGTTGTCCTGA
- a CDS encoding universal stress protein — MKQKFFRYGVLPDRFYQKWRFQVKIKDISVCMASPDGDKAAYDFAQALASANNAHLSCAAFTVLPPMILGYGDGSAGEVYASIVQQTRDTMSGAWAKFEERLNTQDPPVEMRRIEAFPNRVEALSAMNARHADIVVVRAPGKSDEQPHADMLEGVLLGGGRPVLIVPEGWTGTTVGKRAMIAWDASREATRAMHDSLLLMQDDAKVCVTTVDAKPGDTGHGAGPAWDIGAHLARHVADVEVRNEDSIGRSTAEALMDVATSFDADLIVMGGYRHSRLQQAFLPGVTRTLLSEAKVPLLLSH; from the coding sequence TTGAAACAGAAGTTTTTCCGCTATGGTGTGTTACCAGATCGGTTTTACCAGAAATGGAGATTTCAAGTGAAAATCAAGGATATCAGCGTCTGCATGGCCTCACCCGATGGTGACAAGGCGGCTTACGATTTTGCTCAGGCGCTTGCCTCGGCCAATAATGCACATCTGAGTTGCGCGGCGTTCACGGTACTGCCGCCAATGATCCTTGGTTATGGAGATGGGTCAGCGGGTGAAGTTTATGCGTCCATTGTTCAGCAGACGCGGGACACCATGTCCGGTGCCTGGGCGAAGTTCGAGGAACGTTTGAACACTCAGGACCCGCCTGTGGAAATGCGCCGCATTGAGGCGTTCCCAAACCGGGTTGAGGCGTTGTCAGCGATGAATGCACGCCATGCAGATATTGTTGTTGTCCGGGCTCCGGGAAAATCCGATGAGCAGCCTCATGCCGACATGCTGGAGGGCGTTTTGCTTGGTGGCGGCCGGCCCGTACTGATTGTGCCGGAAGGGTGGACCGGAACGACAGTCGGGAAACGCGCCATGATCGCATGGGATGCAAGCCGCGAAGCAACCCGGGCCATGCATGACAGTCTCTTGTTGATGCAGGATGACGCAAAAGTCTGCGTTACGACGGTGGACGCGAAGCCGGGAGATACCGGCCACGGTGCCGGTCCGGCATGGGATATCGGTGCACACCTCGCGCGGCATGTCGCTGATGTGGAAGTCAGGAATGAGGACAGCATCGGACGTTCTACCGCCGAGGCGCTCATGGATGTCGCAACCTCTTTCGACGCGGACCTGATCGTTATGGGGGGGTATCGCCACTCCCGCTTGCAACAGGCATTCCTGCCGGGTGTAACACGCACTCTTCTCAGCGAGGCAAAAGTGCCTCTGCTGTTGTCGCACTGA
- a CDS encoding sulfite exporter TauE/SafE family protein, whose protein sequence is MLADALPLILSMLVAGAFAGLLAGLFGIGGGFVVVPALAAVFTILSTTGQPMSEDKIMHVAIGTSLATIIFTSLRSVQAHAKRGAVDFNILKQWAPWVVLGVVLGLSVARFLDGKSLKIIFGVGVFIMAWHFLFPILSKRTVSDQMPKGMARGGLGSFLGGFCTLLGIGGGTPAILIMTLSGQPVHRAIATAAGFGTIIAVPGTIGSIISGLGETGLPFGSVGYVNVVAMLAIISMSMITAPIGAALAHSLDSAKLKKALGIYLLCTSSLMLWTAFHHAPAKNPLTTASAVQVTTELPHMGGR, encoded by the coding sequence ATGTTAGCTGATGCTCTACCACTAATTCTCTCCATGCTGGTTGCCGGTGCTTTCGCCGGCCTCCTGGCGGGACTGTTCGGAATCGGCGGCGGCTTTGTCGTCGTGCCGGCTCTCGCAGCGGTCTTCACCATCCTGTCGACAACGGGGCAACCGATGTCTGAGGACAAAATCATGCACGTGGCCATCGGCACCTCGCTGGCCACGATCATTTTCACCTCGCTCCGGTCCGTGCAGGCACACGCAAAGCGAGGGGCTGTGGATTTCAATATCCTCAAACAATGGGCGCCCTGGGTTGTCCTCGGCGTCGTGCTGGGCCTCAGTGTCGCCCGCTTCCTGGACGGTAAATCGCTGAAGATCATCTTCGGGGTCGGCGTGTTCATCATGGCCTGGCACTTCCTGTTTCCGATCCTGTCCAAGCGGACCGTGTCAGATCAGATGCCGAAAGGCATGGCCCGCGGTGGGCTTGGCAGTTTCCTCGGCGGGTTCTGCACCCTGCTGGGTATCGGCGGCGGAACACCGGCCATTCTGATCATGACTCTGTCCGGCCAGCCGGTGCACCGGGCCATCGCGACGGCGGCAGGCTTCGGGACGATCATCGCCGTACCCGGAACCATCGGTTCGATTATCAGCGGCCTCGGCGAGACCGGCCTGCCCTTCGGTTCGGTCGGCTATGTGAACGTTGTCGCAATGCTGGCAATCATCTCGATGAGCATGATCACGGCACCAATCGGCGCGGCACTGGCCCACAGCCTGGATTCCGCAAAGCTGAAAAAGGCGCTCGGCATCTACCTGCTGTGCACCTCCAGCCTGATGCTGTGGACAGCGTTCCACCATGCTCCTGCCAAGAATCCGCTGACAACAGCTTCAGCTGTCCAGGTCACGACGGAACTGCCACACATGGGCGGGCGCTAA
- a CDS encoding c-type cytochrome — protein MLVRRNGLLASGLMTGLIMLAACNSTSVPDADDSVSVAPTAEEDGEEFAYDSKVKVGKLIAETRCSTCHAIGPTGSSPHQDAKPFRQLSENYPVRNLEEALAEGIVVGHPDMPMFVLSPYEIDALITYLESIQEPHPA, from the coding sequence ATGCTTGTGCGACGTAATGGACTTCTCGCTTCCGGCCTCATGACAGGTCTGATCATGCTTGCGGCGTGTAACTCAACGTCTGTCCCCGATGCCGACGATTCTGTGTCTGTCGCACCTACAGCGGAGGAAGATGGCGAAGAGTTTGCCTATGACAGTAAGGTGAAGGTCGGCAAATTGATTGCGGAAACTCGCTGTTCCACTTGTCATGCGATCGGCCCGACCGGGAGCAGTCCGCATCAGGACGCCAAACCTTTCCGGCAATTGTCCGAGAATTATCCGGTCCGGAATCTTGAGGAAGCGCTGGCGGAAGGGATCGTCGTCGGTCACCCGGACATGCCCATGTTCGTACTGAGCCCGTATGAAATCGACGCGCTGATCACTTATCTGGAGAGCATCCAGGAGCCACACCCAGCCTGA
- a CDS encoding adenosylcobalamin-dependent ribonucleoside-diphosphate reductase encodes MNSLPPPNSPAPVSENIWRRKYRFGSETGVEETWERVAKAVAAAEPVDQDVWASRFHELLSDYRFLPGGRILANAGTERNATLLNCFVMGRLDDSIDGLFDALKESAITLQAGGGIGLDFSPVRPAGAAAVRTGNIASGPVSFMHLWDAMCETMTADRARRGAMMAVLRCDHPDIETFIDAKIQTGALSRFNLSVLVTDKFIRAVDADSDWPLVIEGQVIRVLKARTLWMKILRSAFDTGEPGILFIDRINQENNLGYTESIHASNPCGEVPLPPYGACDLGSLNLTHFVRQPLTPDATFDFNEVANAARLGVRFLDNVLDVSHYPLDVQAQQAHESRRIGLGITGLADALIMLGLAYDSNDGREFTARVLGTMRNAAYEASVELADEKGSFPLFEKDAFLDRPFTRRLPEELRRAIRKKGIRNSHLMAVAPTGSISLLAGNVSAGIEPVFASNVSRRMRRSDGGYDVVDIEDFACRFWRETGGEGLPPAFVTAGGLSPEAHLAMQATAQDFIDNAISKTINANADIAFETFANVYRRAYDLGLKGCTVYRQGSRGEDVLTTVTEGAKCMSDTC; translated from the coding sequence GTGAATTCATTGCCGCCTCCGAATTCGCCTGCGCCGGTGTCAGAAAACATATGGCGCAGGAAATACCGGTTCGGGAGTGAAACCGGTGTTGAAGAGACATGGGAGCGCGTGGCGAAAGCCGTCGCAGCGGCCGAGCCTGTGGACCAGGACGTCTGGGCAAGCCGGTTTCATGAACTCTTGTCCGATTATCGGTTCTTACCAGGAGGGCGGATTCTCGCGAATGCCGGAACGGAGCGGAATGCAACGCTGCTGAACTGCTTCGTTATGGGGCGATTGGATGACTCTATTGACGGCCTGTTTGACGCCCTGAAGGAAAGCGCGATTACATTGCAGGCTGGGGGTGGGATCGGTCTTGATTTTTCACCGGTCCGGCCCGCAGGCGCCGCGGCGGTGCGCACAGGCAACATCGCCAGCGGCCCGGTTTCTTTCATGCATCTCTGGGATGCAATGTGCGAGACAATGACTGCCGACCGGGCCCGTCGCGGCGCCATGATGGCCGTTCTGCGTTGCGATCATCCGGATATCGAAACTTTCATCGACGCTAAAATTCAGACGGGCGCATTGTCCCGCTTCAATTTGTCTGTGCTTGTGACTGACAAGTTTATCCGGGCTGTCGATGCCGACTCGGATTGGCCGCTTGTTATTGAGGGCCAGGTGATCCGTGTTCTGAAGGCACGAACACTGTGGATGAAAATTCTGCGCTCTGCCTTTGATACGGGAGAGCCTGGAATCCTGTTCATCGACCGTATCAATCAAGAGAATAATCTTGGTTATACGGAATCGATTCACGCGAGCAATCCATGTGGGGAGGTGCCGTTGCCACCCTATGGGGCGTGTGATCTTGGCTCACTCAATCTGACGCATTTTGTTCGCCAGCCGCTTACGCCCGACGCGACGTTTGATTTTAACGAGGTGGCCAACGCCGCGCGGTTGGGTGTGCGCTTCCTGGATAATGTTCTGGATGTTTCTCACTACCCATTGGATGTGCAGGCGCAGCAAGCTCACGAGAGCCGACGTATTGGGCTCGGCATCACCGGACTTGCCGATGCGTTGATCATGTTGGGGCTGGCCTATGACAGCAATGACGGACGTGAGTTCACTGCGCGCGTTCTCGGTACAATGCGGAACGCTGCCTATGAAGCATCTGTTGAACTGGCAGATGAGAAGGGCAGTTTCCCTTTGTTCGAAAAGGACGCATTCCTGGATCGTCCATTTACGAGGCGTCTTCCGGAAGAATTGAGACGTGCAATCCGCAAGAAGGGAATCCGCAACAGCCATCTGATGGCGGTTGCCCCGACCGGATCGATCAGTCTCCTCGCCGGAAATGTTTCTGCAGGCATAGAGCCTGTCTTTGCGTCTAATGTCAGTCGCCGCATGCGAAGATCCGATGGCGGGTATGATGTGGTCGACATAGAGGATTTCGCTTGCCGCTTCTGGCGGGAAACGGGCGGAGAAGGATTACCGCCAGCGTTCGTGACAGCAGGCGGTTTATCGCCTGAAGCCCATCTCGCCATGCAAGCAACCGCGCAGGACTTCATCGACAATGCCATCTCAAAGACGATCAACGCAAACGCCGACATAGCTTTCGAAACATTCGCGAATGTATACCGAAGGGCTTACGATTTGGGTCTCAAGGGTTGTACGGTTTATCGTCAGGGCAGCCGGGGGGAAGATGTTCTCACGACCGTGACGGAAGGCGCCAAGTGTATGTCGGATACATGCTGA
- a CDS encoding fatty acid desaturase family protein, producing MANQLKLSDVLTKDELRELRQKSDLRAFATLSWNWALIAAAFAVAIIWPNPLTILAGIIILGGRQLGLGIINHDCAHHAFFKNPKVDEFVGHFVVGAPMNISLPAYRAYHLKHHKYAGTPDDPDIVFVKNYPVSKDSLRRKFVRDFTGRTGIRDTIRKIRNFKLSRNWPWLSFHILLLGTLTLAGAPWAYLMWWAAELFVYPAIVRLRQIGEHGTAKDRTQLDPRLNTGTTTAPFWQRVLIAPNDVNYHLEHHMFASIPPYRLKRLHQLLASRGYYDGFECISKDYVDVIRRAVRPDDKPAMVPAE from the coding sequence GTGGCGAACCAGCTCAAACTATCTGATGTGCTGACAAAAGACGAGTTGCGCGAATTGCGCCAGAAGTCTGACTTGAGGGCGTTTGCCACACTGAGCTGGAACTGGGCCCTGATCGCTGCGGCGTTTGCTGTGGCGATCATTTGGCCAAACCCACTGACCATCCTGGCGGGGATAATCATTCTGGGTGGACGCCAGTTGGGTCTTGGCATCATCAATCATGATTGTGCTCACCACGCTTTCTTCAAGAACCCGAAGGTGGACGAATTTGTTGGTCACTTTGTCGTTGGGGCGCCGATGAACATCTCGCTGCCGGCCTATCGGGCCTATCATCTCAAACATCACAAATATGCCGGCACGCCGGATGACCCGGATATCGTGTTTGTGAAGAATTACCCGGTCTCGAAGGACAGCCTTCGCCGCAAGTTCGTGCGTGATTTCACTGGACGTACCGGCATCCGCGACACGATTCGGAAAATCCGGAATTTCAAACTCTCGCGCAATTGGCCGTGGCTTTCATTCCACATCCTGCTGTTGGGGACGCTGACGCTGGCCGGAGCGCCGTGGGCATACCTGATGTGGTGGGCTGCGGAACTCTTTGTTTATCCGGCCATCGTGCGTCTGCGCCAGATTGGCGAACACGGCACCGCCAAGGACCGTACTCAACTGGATCCGCGTCTCAATACCGGTACCACGACGGCCCCGTTCTGGCAGAGGGTGCTGATCGCTCCGAATGATGTGAACTATCATCTGGAGCATCACATGTTCGCTTCCATCCCGCCTTACCGGTTGAAACGTTTGCACCAGTTGCTGGCTTCTCGCGGCTATTATGATGGCTTTGAATGTATCTCAAAGGACTATGTCGATGTCATCCGCCGTGCCGTGCGACCGGACGATAAACCGGCTATGGTGCCTGCAGAATAG
- a CDS encoding MaoC family dehydratase, whose protein sequence is MRYYEDLVIGTLTKSELTYEVTREEVIDFAGKYDPQPFHLDDDAAAKTHFGRLSASGWHTAAMVMRMMVEGWSTQEPTASLGSPGVDELRWRKPVYPGDTLRVESKLIGKRRMKSRPDMGLTKTEQTVYNQDNEIVMTMVSNGLVQVRDPESSAE, encoded by the coding sequence ATGCGGTATTATGAAGACCTGGTGATTGGCACGCTCACAAAATCTGAACTGACCTACGAGGTCACACGAGAAGAAGTCATCGACTTTGCAGGAAAATACGACCCTCAGCCGTTTCACCTGGATGACGACGCAGCGGCGAAGACCCATTTCGGCCGCCTGTCTGCATCCGGCTGGCACACTGCAGCAATGGTCATGCGAATGATGGTCGAAGGATGGAGCACGCAGGAACCAACCGCCTCACTCGGCTCACCGGGTGTGGACGAACTGCGCTGGCGCAAACCCGTTTATCCGGGCGACACATTGCGCGTGGAATCGAAACTCATCGGCAAGCGCCGCATGAAAAGCCGCCCGGACATGGGCCTGACGAAGACAGAGCAAACAGTCTACAATCAGGACAATGAAATCGTCATGACCATGGTGTCGAACGGCTTGGTACAGGTTCGTGATCCGGAAAGCAGCGCCGAATAA